Within Stella humosa, the genomic segment CGGCCGGTGTGACGGTGGCATGGCCGCACAGCCGGTGGCCCGGCGGCAGCACGCAGACGACGCGGCCGACGCAGAGCCGGGCGATGATCGTCAGCGTGTCGTCGGGCACGGCCTGTGCCAGCGCCAGGTCGACCCGGTTGGCGCGCACCTGCTCGATGATCTCGGGCGTCGGCAGCACCTGGGCATCGAAGCGCACGCCGGGATTCTCGGCGCCGAAACGCTGGATCGCCTGGGGCAGCAGCAGGGTGCCGAGGACCGGGGCGGACGCGATCCGCACCTCGCCCGCGCGCCCCTCGCGCAGCTCGGCCGCGCGCTGCCGGAAGGTCGCCATGTCGCCGAAGATTCGCTCGATCTCCGGGAAGAGGTCCTGCGCCTCGCGCGTCGTGTGCAGCCGGCCGTTGGCGCGGCTGAACAGCGTCATCCCCAGGTCCAGCTCGATCGCGCCCAGGATCTTGCTGGCGGCCGGCTGCGAAATGCCTAGGCGCCGGGCGGTCTCGCTGACCGACCCGGTGCGGATCATCGTTCGCAGGACTTCGAGCTGCCGCACGTTCATGGCCGCGACAGCACCATGAATCGCGCGCCCGCGCAAACCCGCTTCAGCGCGGGACCGCCTTGGCGCCGAACCGGGCCACCAGCGCCAGCGCCACCACCACCAGGGCGATCTGCAGGACCGAGATGGCGGCGATGGTCGGGTCGATCTCGTTCATGATGT encodes:
- a CDS encoding LysR family transcriptional regulator, with protein sequence MNVRQLEVLRTMIRTGSVSETARRLGISQPAASKILGAIELDLGMTLFSRANGRLHTTREAQDLFPEIERIFGDMATFRQRAAELREGRAGEVRIASAPVLGTLLLPQAIQRFGAENPGVRFDAQVLPTPEIIEQVRANRVDLALAQAVPDDTLTIIARLCVGRVVCVLPPGHRLCGHATVTPADLAGERLITFYPGAPTGDRIREAFRNAGQVLETVVDTNQAFFAASLVRNGVGVALIDSPFPFAEYLPELVVVPLEPEIRFILNALASRLRPLTPVALRFARTLATVAAEIAGNHPGMLPLQGP